The Saxibacter everestensis genome has a window encoding:
- a CDS encoding LysR family transcriptional regulator — translation MDLRRVDLNLLVSLDALLRERHVTLAAKRMSVSQPAMSSSLARLRKLLDDPLLVRAGRQLVLTSFAEGLREPLRNILENIDLTLTARPHFDPLVDERTFTIAASDYITLVLLRQVVSRLSAVASGVRLHVQPVLIDYVEHLRQDTIDLIVLPLEVAEDVDDMSRSTLFIDRFVCAADANHPKDLNGITTELFSQLPYIAYRVNGGPSNIDKQLDDLGVARSIEMTTESFLIAPFMLNGTSFIAMLHERLAKEVQDVAGIRLYEPPVPVQPITQTLFWHPRRTEDPAHRWLRELIVDVAQSLETEPPATEDAAGGAGF, via the coding sequence ATGGATCTGAGACGCGTTGATCTCAACCTTCTCGTCTCCCTCGACGCGCTCCTCCGGGAGCGTCACGTCACTCTCGCGGCCAAAAGGATGTCGGTAAGCCAGCCAGCGATGAGCTCGTCTCTCGCCCGGCTACGCAAGCTGCTGGACGACCCGCTGCTGGTCCGGGCCGGTCGTCAACTGGTCCTCACCTCGTTCGCCGAGGGACTGCGTGAACCGCTCAGGAACATTCTTGAGAACATCGACCTGACTCTTACCGCGAGGCCGCATTTCGACCCATTGGTCGACGAACGCACATTCACGATCGCTGCCAGTGACTACATCACTCTTGTGCTTCTGCGGCAAGTGGTCTCGCGCCTTTCGGCGGTGGCGAGCGGTGTCCGGCTCCATGTTCAGCCTGTGCTGATCGACTACGTAGAGCATCTCCGCCAAGACACTATCGACCTCATTGTTTTGCCACTCGAGGTCGCGGAGGACGTCGACGACATGTCACGCAGTACGTTGTTCATCGACCGTTTCGTCTGCGCCGCGGACGCGAATCATCCAAAAGATCTCAATGGGATCACCACGGAACTCTTCTCACAGCTGCCCTATATTGCCTACCGGGTCAATGGCGGCCCGTCGAACATCGACAAGCAGCTCGATGATCTGGGCGTGGCACGCAGCATCGAGATGACCACGGAGAGCTTCCTGATCGCGCCCTTCATGCTCAACGGCACCAGCTTCATCGCGATGCTTCATGAGCGGCTGGCGAAGGAGGTTCAGGATGTGGCCGGAATCCGGCTGTATGAGCCCCCTGTCCCCGTGCAGCCGATCACGCAGACGCTCTTCTGGCACCCCCGCCGCACCGAAGATCCGGCTCATCGCTGGCTGCGGGAGCTCATCGTCGACGTTGCGCAAAGCTTGGAGACCGAACCGCCAGCCACCGAGGACGCAGCGGGCGGAGCCGGGTTCTGA
- a CDS encoding enoyl-CoA hydratase/isomerase family protein, with protein sequence MAIDIDLDKRIAFLTLNRPESGNRLDATTLDEISQALAELANDTNGPTVLVLGAAGPDFSLGREQAPGAAQTPKAITAEFTRVQQVNEQLQHSPLVTIAAVRGQAVGAGLSLAGRCDIVIVADDARLSFPEIPRGIPPTIVLSHYRYVLPRNLLGDLIFTGRELSGWEAVPAGLAARAVADDDVEATAAAIAEQIAGYDPRTLRLVKEFLARTENLPPRDAPALGIAMYAVEMADRSLLRS encoded by the coding sequence GTGGCGATAGACATCGACCTCGACAAACGCATTGCCTTCCTTACGCTGAATCGGCCGGAGAGCGGGAACCGCCTCGACGCGACCACGCTGGACGAGATCTCACAGGCACTTGCCGAGCTGGCGAACGACACGAATGGCCCGACGGTGTTGGTACTGGGTGCGGCGGGCCCTGACTTCTCACTAGGCCGCGAGCAAGCGCCCGGTGCGGCTCAGACCCCGAAAGCGATTACCGCGGAATTCACCCGTGTTCAGCAGGTGAACGAACAACTGCAGCACTCGCCGTTGGTGACCATTGCCGCCGTACGGGGCCAGGCCGTCGGCGCCGGCCTGTCACTTGCCGGACGTTGCGACATCGTCATCGTCGCTGATGACGCACGCCTTTCATTCCCAGAGATTCCGCGGGGCATTCCGCCCACGATCGTGCTGAGCCACTACCGTTACGTGCTTCCGAGGAACCTTCTCGGGGACCTCATCTTCACCGGCCGCGAGCTATCGGGGTGGGAGGCCGTACCGGCCGGTCTGGCCGCCCGTGCGGTTGCCGATGACGACGTCGAGGCGACTGCCGCCGCCATCGCAGAGCAGATCGCCGGCTACGATCCTCGGACACTTCGGCTGGTCAAGGAGTTCCTCGCGCGAACCGAGAACCTTCCACCCCGGGACGCGCCAGCACTTGGGATCGCCATGTACGCGGTCGAGATGGCCGACAGGAGCCTGCTTCGCAGCTAG
- a CDS encoding FAD-dependent monooxygenase produces MGASRRVLVVGGGIGGMASAAAFGQRGMDVLLIEKRPEFTVPGVGLGQPANALRVLGELGVLPQVIAAGFQYDSMRYFDYNRELIVEHKFLLGGPGLPAVCALSRSDLHDILLDAALKVGVGIGLGTTAQQMEQEGNRVHVVFNNGSSDEFDLVVGFDGIRSTTRIFAFGEAFEPIHSGYGAWRLQAPRPPEVDAMEFYQGLGSKTGAMPLNDELMYLFHIRPEDPSEKLAREDYPRYLRERLNGYGDHIAEVRDALGPDSDIVYSPLEPAILPPPWYSGRIVLGGDAAHTFPPHLTEGAGMALEDGLVLADELSQDKPVEDMLDGYVQRRYARCAFVYTFSMQMLHSEQMVRTHQQLDEARRELKANGSARIAASDRILNLPVLPAKGALLWR; encoded by the coding sequence ATGGGTGCGTCTCGTCGAGTGCTTGTGGTTGGCGGCGGCATCGGCGGAATGGCATCGGCGGCGGCTTTTGGGCAACGTGGCATGGACGTTCTGCTGATCGAGAAACGCCCTGAGTTCACCGTTCCCGGCGTCGGGCTGGGCCAACCCGCGAACGCTTTGCGTGTTCTGGGCGAGCTCGGGGTTCTCCCGCAGGTTATTGCGGCGGGATTTCAGTATGACTCTATGCGCTACTTCGATTACAACCGCGAGTTGATCGTCGAACACAAGTTCTTGCTCGGTGGTCCCGGCCTGCCGGCGGTCTGCGCGCTATCCCGTTCCGATCTGCACGACATCCTCCTCGATGCGGCGCTGAAGGTCGGCGTGGGGATCGGCCTTGGGACGACGGCGCAGCAAATGGAACAGGAGGGCAACCGCGTTCACGTCGTCTTCAATAACGGGTCAAGTGATGAGTTCGACCTCGTTGTCGGTTTTGACGGCATCCGCTCGACAACGAGAATCTTCGCGTTCGGCGAAGCTTTTGAACCGATCCATTCGGGATACGGCGCCTGGCGTCTGCAGGCACCCCGTCCTCCTGAGGTTGACGCGATGGAGTTCTACCAGGGCCTCGGCAGCAAGACCGGGGCCATGCCACTGAACGATGAATTGATGTACCTCTTCCACATTCGTCCGGAGGACCCCAGCGAGAAGTTGGCACGGGAAGATTATCCGCGCTACCTACGGGAGCGGCTCAATGGCTACGGGGATCACATCGCTGAGGTTCGTGATGCACTCGGTCCCGACTCCGACATCGTCTACAGTCCGCTCGAACCGGCAATCCTTCCGCCACCGTGGTACAGCGGCCGGATTGTGCTCGGCGGGGATGCGGCGCATACCTTTCCCCCGCACCTGACGGAGGGAGCAGGGATGGCACTGGAAGACGGCCTGGTTCTTGCCGACGAGCTCTCGCAGGACAAACCGGTCGAGGACATGTTGGACGGTTACGTGCAGCGGCGGTACGCACGATGTGCGTTCGTCTACACCTTTTCGATGCAGATGTTGCACAGCGAACAGATGGTGAGGACCCACCAGCAGCTGGACGAAGCACGCAGAGAGCTAAAGGCGAACGGCTCAGCCCGGATTGCCGCCTCGGACCGCATCTTGAACCTTCCGGTTCTACCAGCGAAAGGAGCCTTGTTGTGGCGATAG
- a CDS encoding MarR family winged helix-turn-helix transcriptional regulator, which yields MLTEVRIFNEVYGWEGLAMPGNRSTENLDTVEQAAAADAMSADAPATSVDLGQDVRQQDFGSYLTRVAEARYVMRKVLRILNESSKAHGLDALEHQALVQIAGTPSGAVAIHALADRLDIVPAFGSRIVKQLESKSLIERSSLEADKRVTLTSVTEKGLELLRQIDESVHYQMAYFQRGLNPRDRASALAIFAFYVGEPTDSVVAEAIRGLLV from the coding sequence TTGCTTACTGAAGTGCGTATCTTCAATGAGGTATATGGCTGGGAAGGGTTAGCAATGCCGGGAAATCGCTCCACGGAGAACTTGGACACGGTCGAACAGGCTGCGGCGGCGGACGCGATGTCGGCTGATGCCCCCGCCACTTCCGTTGATCTTGGCCAAGATGTCAGGCAGCAGGATTTCGGCTCGTATCTGACCCGAGTCGCGGAGGCGCGTTACGTCATGCGTAAGGTACTCCGCATCCTCAATGAAAGTTCCAAAGCTCATGGCCTTGACGCATTGGAGCATCAGGCGCTTGTCCAAATTGCCGGTACACCCTCGGGAGCTGTCGCTATCCATGCGCTCGCTGACCGCCTGGACATCGTTCCGGCGTTCGGGTCACGGATCGTCAAACAACTTGAATCCAAGTCACTCATCGAGCGTTCAAGCTTGGAGGCCGATAAGCGCGTTACCTTGACGAGCGTGACCGAGAAGGGACTCGAGCTGCTTCGGCAGATCGATGAGAGCGTGCACTACCAGATGGCTTATTTCCAGCGCGGACTCAATCCTCGTGATCGAGCCTCCGCTCTGGCAATCTTCGCGTTCTACGTCGGCGAACCCACCGATTCTGTGGTCGCAGAAGCGATCCGCGGGCTTCTGGTCTAA
- a CDS encoding amidase, with translation MTNELLQLPISALSGMIAERRLSSEELVKACFERISEREATIKAWAHLDPDLALEQARRRDAEAPKGPLHGVPVGVKDVIDTRDMPTRRGTSIYADRRPGVDATCVARLREKGAVILGKTTTTEFATWTPSDTTNPHNSSHTPGGSSSGSAAAVAAGMVPLALGTQTVGSTIRPAAFCGVIGMKPSFGFVPMAGVNVTSQRLDTIGLFAKKPEDLAYLYAELGPSPESGPTPDLELVRVIETPWWDKADQNARSALARSWLALTAAGLRVEAAELPAGFEEIPELQNLIAHYDIANNLRQDYVLHASQFSDNLGTRMEEGLAIGPRSYGEALRRVDVLRAMLPRVLGSGEAIVMPAATGAAPSGIDWTGDPVFCQPWSMFGNPAATVPAHIDAATGLPVGVQLVGRFGDDQLVLRLAQTLHAALNEE, from the coding sequence ATGACGAACGAGTTGCTGCAACTGCCCATCAGTGCGTTGTCCGGGATGATCGCGGAAAGGCGGCTGTCATCGGAAGAACTTGTCAAAGCCTGCTTCGAGCGGATCTCCGAGCGGGAAGCCACCATCAAGGCCTGGGCCCATCTCGACCCAGACCTCGCCCTGGAACAGGCCAGGCGGCGCGACGCGGAGGCTCCGAAAGGGCCACTCCACGGTGTACCGGTGGGGGTCAAGGACGTTATCGACACTCGCGATATGCCCACCCGACGCGGCACGTCGATCTACGCGGACCGCAGGCCAGGTGTCGACGCAACCTGCGTAGCGCGGCTCCGCGAGAAGGGCGCGGTCATTCTCGGTAAGACCACGACCACCGAATTTGCAACCTGGACACCATCGGACACGACGAATCCGCACAATAGCAGCCATACTCCAGGCGGATCCTCCAGCGGTTCGGCCGCAGCCGTCGCGGCTGGCATGGTTCCTCTCGCTCTCGGGACGCAGACCGTTGGATCGACGATCAGGCCCGCCGCCTTCTGCGGCGTGATCGGAATGAAGCCGTCCTTTGGCTTCGTTCCGATGGCGGGGGTGAACGTCACAAGTCAGAGGCTCGATACGATCGGCTTGTTCGCGAAGAAACCCGAAGACCTGGCGTACCTGTACGCCGAGCTCGGTCCATCTCCCGAGTCGGGGCCGACGCCGGACCTCGAGCTGGTTCGGGTGATCGAAACGCCATGGTGGGACAAGGCTGACCAGAACGCCCGGAGTGCGCTCGCCCGCTCGTGGCTGGCGCTGACTGCGGCGGGGTTACGGGTCGAGGCAGCCGAACTTCCAGCCGGCTTCGAAGAGATCCCCGAACTGCAGAACCTCATCGCGCACTACGACATCGCCAATAACCTGCGCCAAGACTATGTTCTGCATGCTTCTCAGTTCAGCGACAATCTCGGGACCAGGATGGAAGAAGGCCTGGCTATCGGACCCCGGAGTTACGGTGAAGCATTGAGACGAGTGGATGTTCTCAGGGCCATGCTTCCGCGCGTGCTGGGAAGCGGTGAGGCAATAGTTATGCCTGCAGCCACCGGCGCGGCCCCGTCCGGTATCGACTGGACGGGTGACCCGGTCTTTTGTCAGCCCTGGTCCATGTTCGGCAATCCAGCCGCGACCGTACCCGCCCACATCGACGCCGCCACCGGGTTGCCCGTGGGTGTACAGCTCGTGGGCCGCTTTGGCGATGACCAGCTCGTGTTGCGGTTAGCGCAGACGCTCCACGCTGCGCTCAACGAGGAATGA
- a CDS encoding amidohydrolase family protein, translating to MSLALVNIGDSHDGGMEGVPIAGDALIVDEGAIAWIGDSKDVTERDHQTVIDVAGATVTPGFIDSHVHTTFGDYTPRQQTIGFLESYLHGGTTRVISASEVHVPGRPTSVTGIKALAVAAAHCYADYRPAGMTVHGGSVILEPGLTPADFAELRKDGVWLAKAGFGAFSSPMDYVPLVNAAREAGITVMCHTGGGSIPGSLNKIGVDALLAMQPNIAGHVNGGPTALSSEENERIVTEGGSIALQLVHAGNLRSAIDIAGRALEHGVFHRVMIATDTPTGTGVIPLGMLRQMAEMSSLGPITARQAITASTGNVAEQYGLDAGRLIVGAPADLAVLDAPLGCTASTALAAIDQGDVPAVAVVITGGMVRFTKSRNTPGPIKPVAVRDGA from the coding sequence ATGAGTCTCGCCCTGGTGAACATCGGGGACTCGCACGATGGAGGTATGGAGGGAGTCCCCATTGCTGGTGACGCCCTCATCGTCGACGAAGGGGCTATCGCGTGGATCGGGGACTCCAAGGATGTGACCGAACGTGACCACCAGACCGTCATCGATGTCGCCGGAGCTACCGTAACGCCCGGATTCATTGACTCCCACGTCCATACGACCTTCGGTGATTACACCCCACGTCAGCAGACGATCGGCTTCCTGGAGAGCTATCTGCACGGCGGCACTACACGTGTCATCTCGGCAAGTGAGGTCCACGTGCCAGGCAGACCAACATCGGTCACCGGAATTAAAGCGCTCGCGGTGGCGGCAGCCCATTGTTACGCCGACTATCGACCCGCGGGGATGACCGTCCATGGCGGGTCGGTGATCCTCGAACCAGGCCTTACCCCGGCCGACTTCGCGGAACTGAGGAAGGACGGGGTCTGGCTGGCGAAGGCGGGGTTCGGCGCGTTCTCCTCGCCGATGGACTATGTTCCGCTGGTGAACGCGGCCCGCGAAGCCGGGATCACGGTGATGTGCCACACGGGAGGAGGGTCCATCCCGGGCAGCCTCAACAAGATCGGCGTCGACGCACTGCTCGCCATGCAGCCCAACATCGCAGGCCACGTCAACGGGGGCCCGACCGCGCTCAGCAGCGAGGAGAACGAGCGAATCGTCACGGAGGGAGGCAGCATCGCGCTGCAGCTTGTCCATGCCGGTAACCTCCGATCGGCGATCGATATCGCCGGAAGGGCTCTGGAGCACGGAGTCTTCCATAGGGTCATGATCGCGACGGACACACCGACCGGCACCGGAGTGATCCCGCTTGGGATGTTGCGTCAAATGGCAGAGATGTCATCGCTCGGGCCGATAACCGCGCGGCAGGCGATCACCGCATCGACAGGCAACGTCGCCGAACAGTACGGCCTTGATGCGGGCCGTCTAATAGTTGGCGCACCGGCGGACCTGGCAGTTTTGGACGCCCCATTGGGCTGCACCGCCTCGACCGCCTTGGCGGCCATCGATCAGGGCGATGTTCCCGCGGTCGCCGTAGTCATCACCGGCGGGATGGTCAGGTTCACCAAGAGCCGGAACACCCCAGGCCCGATCAAGCCCGTCGCCGTCCGAGACGGTGCGTGA
- a CDS encoding amino acid synthesis family protein — MPSYSRIRYSNQAEDSGFDMTNDYNVRKWVSYREETVHDGGETLETPLIRAAVGVVFANPFAGGFTQDLSALTEPSPWLATELARRGLALLDGRGVESYGKGGIAGVNGEQEHVVACVTTVFGNAFRDAVGGGEAWISSMTKTGAAGTSLDIPLAHKDALYVRSHYDGITLTTADAPRPDELLIAVALATGSRPHERVGGVRANEIQGGGLR, encoded by the coding sequence GTGCCCTCCTACTCAAGGATTCGATACAGCAACCAGGCCGAGGACTCGGGGTTCGATATGACAAACGATTACAACGTCCGCAAGTGGGTCAGCTACCGGGAGGAGACCGTTCATGATGGAGGCGAGACGCTTGAAACACCATTGATCAGGGCAGCCGTTGGCGTCGTCTTCGCCAACCCGTTCGCAGGAGGATTCACGCAGGACCTGTCCGCGCTCACCGAGCCGAGCCCATGGCTGGCGACCGAACTCGCCCGGCGTGGCCTGGCACTGCTCGACGGCCGAGGCGTTGAAAGTTACGGCAAGGGCGGCATTGCGGGGGTGAACGGAGAGCAGGAGCACGTGGTGGCGTGTGTGACGACCGTCTTCGGCAACGCATTTCGGGATGCCGTCGGGGGCGGGGAAGCCTGGATCTCGTCGATGACGAAAACAGGAGCTGCCGGCACGTCGCTCGACATCCCGCTCGCCCACAAGGACGCGCTCTACGTGCGCTCGCATTACGACGGCATTACTCTCACCACGGCAGACGCCCCCCGGCCCGACGAGCTCTTGATCGCCGTAGCGCTCGCAACCGGTAGTCGCCCGCACGAGCGGGTCGGCGGCGTCCGTGCCAATGAGATCCAGGGCGGCGGACTCCGATGA
- a CDS encoding 4-hydroxyphenylacetate 3-hydroxylase family protein: MTRSGTDYINGLRDGRQVYIDGELVSDVTTHPGFTGVIGTIAELYDFTNDEANRADMTYPSPITGEPVSLSYLIPRSSEDLKRRRIALRKSTERSFGLVGRGPEHVASFLAGWAARSDIFARSGQRYADNITAFYEYARDNDLFCTYAIVPPQIDRSKPAHQQEDRYLYAGVKEEREDGIVISGAQMLATGAVVADYIILSCIVPLVEGDEDYAISVAVPLSAPGLRVLSRRSYASAATSVFDYPLASQFDETDSLVVFDDVFVPWKHVFVYRDRKLVADQWNETPAHLLGNNQAQIRFTAKLDFLVGLASKVTKMNRSDKAPPVKGALGELAAYASLIHGQVYAQENNVEIDERGVAWPARAESFAVMVIQSELYPKMLHMVRDLAGGGIIQLPSSVEDFQNPQSRADLDRYVQSPGVSSVERVKLLKLMWDLTGSEFASRHEQYEMFYAGAPFLVKMRMFQVYDFKRGEDLVDRALAGYDENGLVPARKLALHDLQ; encoded by the coding sequence ATGACTCGTTCAGGCACGGACTACATAAACGGCCTTCGTGACGGCCGGCAGGTATATATCGATGGCGAGTTGGTCAGCGATGTCACTACACATCCCGGATTCACGGGAGTGATCGGCACGATCGCCGAGTTGTACGACTTCACGAACGACGAAGCGAACAGGGCTGACATGACCTATCCCTCGCCGATCACCGGCGAGCCGGTCAGTCTGTCGTACCTCATTCCCCGTAGCAGTGAGGATCTGAAACGGAGGCGGATAGCCCTTCGGAAGAGCACCGAGAGAAGCTTCGGCCTGGTCGGGCGTGGACCTGAGCACGTGGCCAGCTTCCTGGCCGGTTGGGCTGCGCGTAGCGATATTTTCGCACGCTCCGGTCAACGCTATGCCGACAACATCACCGCGTTCTACGAGTACGCCCGGGACAACGACCTGTTCTGCACCTACGCAATCGTCCCGCCGCAGATCGACCGGTCGAAACCGGCGCATCAGCAGGAGGACAGGTATCTGTACGCGGGTGTCAAAGAGGAACGAGAGGACGGGATCGTCATCTCCGGTGCCCAGATGCTCGCCACAGGCGCGGTTGTCGCCGATTACATCATCCTCAGTTGTATTGTCCCGCTCGTCGAAGGTGACGAAGACTATGCGATTTCGGTTGCCGTACCACTCTCGGCACCCGGCCTCCGAGTGCTCTCACGCCGAAGTTACGCAAGTGCGGCCACGAGTGTGTTCGACTATCCGCTCGCCTCGCAGTTTGATGAGACAGACTCGCTCGTGGTCTTCGACGACGTGTTTGTCCCGTGGAAACACGTCTTTGTCTACCGGGATCGCAAGTTGGTTGCCGATCAATGGAATGAGACGCCGGCGCATCTGCTGGGGAACAATCAGGCGCAGATCCGGTTCACGGCGAAGCTCGACTTCCTCGTGGGTCTCGCTTCGAAGGTCACAAAGATGAATCGTTCCGACAAGGCACCTCCGGTGAAGGGCGCTCTGGGGGAGTTGGCGGCCTACGCATCACTTATCCACGGACAGGTATATGCACAGGAAAACAACGTCGAGATTGACGAGCGTGGAGTGGCATGGCCGGCCCGTGCTGAAAGTTTCGCTGTCATGGTCATCCAATCCGAGCTGTACCCGAAGATGCTGCATATGGTGCGCGATCTGGCCGGGGGAGGCATCATCCAGTTGCCGTCCAGCGTCGAGGACTTCCAGAATCCGCAGAGCCGCGCCGATCTCGACCGATACGTTCAGTCCCCCGGTGTTTCGAGTGTCGAGCGGGTGAAACTACTCAAGCTCATGTGGGATCTCACCGGCTCCGAGTTTGCCAGCCGTCACGAACAGTACGAGATGTTCTATGCCGGTGCGCCGTTCCTCGTCAAGATGCGCATGTTCCAGGTTTACGACTTCAAGCGGGGTGAGGACCTCGTGGATCGAGCGCTCGCTGGATACGACGAGAACGGCCTCGTGCCAGCTCGGAAGCTTGCGCTGCATGATCTTCAGTAG
- a CDS encoding flavin reductase family protein, producing the protein MGLHHYAPDREHVRRALGTFAAGVTIVTTFDDDSNAVGMTATAFTSVSFTPPSALICLSLSARTHNVIRTRGRFGVNLLATDGQELCDYCSAPGGDKVLPVMWLDTKSAWNAPCLNSAMVFFDCQVTEAIETGTHVIIIGSIKAIGLSAHRDSTGPLLHFRGNYRRLSPIEPGTSPDPLPIVFEDSLIMEAHQQ; encoded by the coding sequence ATGGGATTGCACCACTACGCTCCCGATCGTGAGCACGTCCGCCGTGCCCTCGGCACGTTCGCGGCCGGCGTCACCATCGTCACTACCTTCGATGACGACAGCAACGCCGTCGGTATGACGGCCACCGCCTTCACTTCTGTGTCGTTCACCCCGCCATCTGCGCTCATCTGCCTCAGTCTCTCGGCACGCACTCATAACGTGATTCGTACCCGAGGACGCTTCGGGGTCAATTTGCTCGCCACAGACGGGCAGGAGCTTTGTGACTATTGTTCCGCCCCAGGTGGGGACAAGGTGCTCCCCGTCATGTGGCTCGACACCAAGTCGGCCTGGAATGCGCCGTGTCTGAACAGCGCAATGGTGTTCTTCGATTGTCAGGTGACCGAGGCTATCGAAACCGGAACCCACGTGATCATCATCGGTTCCATCAAGGCGATCGGGCTCTCCGCTCACCGTGACTCCACGGGTCCACTTCTGCATTTCCGAGGCAATTACCGGCGCTTGAGCCCGATCGAGCCCGGAACAAGCCCAGATCCGCTTCCCATCGTCTTTGAGGATTCACTAATCATGGAGGCTCACCAGCAATGA
- a CDS encoding amidase has product MNISSYSTAREMLDALASKDISARELLALHRERIEAVNCEVNALVSIDFDQAGQRAAEADEAVAHGAWLGPLHGLPFGFKDTTDVAGWRSTHGSPLMADHVPDADDLIAERVRSAGAVTIAKTNVPEWAAGSHTFNPIFGTTRNPYDLSRSAGGSSGGAGAALAAGMLPLADGSDMGGSLRNPASFNNVVGFRPSPGRVPTWPNATPWDALAVQGPMARTVDDAALLLSVIGEPTTRTPLSLDSPAGEFARLSAAPLAGLKVGFSTDLGGSFPVDSGVRKIVEQQRQVFESAGAHTADAYPDLTGAEDAFRTLRAWLFQIGLGPLLARDPDKFKATLAQNIRDGEALTGSGLAAAMAQQTLVYQRAREFFADYDLLVMPVSQVPPFDAAMEYPAEIAGTQMSSYLDWMRSAYFITVTGCPAISVPAGFTPEGWPVGVQLVAPPRQDLRLLQIAKSFEELNPAGLRRPDLG; this is encoded by the coding sequence ATGAATATTTCCAGCTACAGCACGGCCCGCGAGATGCTTGACGCCCTGGCGTCGAAGGACATCTCGGCACGTGAGCTACTTGCCCTGCACCGCGAGCGGATCGAGGCGGTGAACTGCGAGGTCAACGCGCTGGTCAGCATCGATTTCGACCAGGCCGGCCAGCGCGCAGCCGAAGCCGATGAAGCGGTGGCGCACGGCGCTTGGCTCGGTCCGCTGCACGGCCTGCCCTTTGGGTTCAAGGACACAACAGACGTGGCCGGATGGCGTAGCACGCACGGCTCGCCGTTGATGGCAGATCACGTTCCGGACGCCGATGACCTCATCGCCGAACGGGTGCGCAGCGCCGGAGCGGTGACCATCGCCAAGACAAACGTTCCGGAGTGGGCCGCCGGCTCGCACACGTTCAACCCGATCTTCGGCACCACTCGGAATCCGTACGACCTGTCGCGCTCGGCGGGCGGATCATCCGGAGGCGCCGGGGCGGCGCTCGCCGCCGGAATGTTGCCACTGGCCGACGGCAGCGACATGGGTGGTTCATTGCGAAACCCGGCGTCATTCAACAATGTGGTGGGGTTCCGGCCGAGCCCGGGCAGGGTTCCGACCTGGCCGAACGCGACGCCGTGGGACGCCCTGGCCGTGCAGGGACCGATGGCACGGACGGTTGACGACGCCGCCCTGTTGTTGTCGGTCATCGGCGAGCCGACAACGCGCACCCCGTTGTCGCTTGACTCGCCAGCCGGCGAGTTTGCCCGGTTGTCCGCTGCGCCGCTGGCCGGGTTGAAGGTCGGGTTCAGCACCGATCTCGGCGGGTCGTTCCCAGTTGATTCCGGCGTGCGGAAAATTGTCGAACAGCAGCGCCAGGTCTTTGAATCCGCGGGCGCGCACACCGCCGACGCGTACCCGGATCTGACCGGCGCCGAAGACGCGTTTCGCACTTTGCGGGCGTGGCTGTTCCAGATCGGGCTCGGACCGCTTCTGGCCCGGGATCCGGACAAGTTCAAGGCAACGCTCGCGCAGAACATTCGGGATGGCGAAGCGCTGACCGGCAGCGGCCTAGCTGCGGCGATGGCACAGCAGACGCTGGTCTACCAACGCGCCCGGGAGTTCTTCGCCGACTACGACCTGTTGGTGATGCCGGTGTCGCAGGTGCCGCCATTCGATGCGGCGATGGAGTACCCGGCGGAGATTGCTGGCACGCAGATGTCGTCATATCTGGATTGGATGCGTTCCGCCTACTTCATCACCGTCACGGGCTGCCCCGCGATCTCGGTGCCCGCCGGGTTCACGCCGGAGGGCTGGCCGGTCGGGGTGCAACTCGTGGCTCCGCCGCGGCAGGATCTCCGGCTGCTGCAGATCGCAAAGTCGTTCGAAGAACTGAACCCGGCTGGATTGCGGCGGCCTGACCTGGGCTGA